tttggagggatgggtggagggtggCCCCTGTCTGCCCTGGGGATGGTGGGCGATCTGACCCCCTGTGAAAGAGCGCCCGTGGCTCTGCTGATGATGGGAGACAGCGGTGCTGCCAGGCTGCGGTAGTCGGTACCAAAAGGAGAATTATTGGTCGCTGCTAGCTTCGCCGCCGCGCTCTGCTGGACGGTGGTGAAGCGGGACAGGACCTGGGTGACTGTGCTGCGGGCCATCTGCTTGACGGGGCTGGACTCATCTTTTGGAGAGGACGGAGTCTGTGTGGCTTGGGGCTGAGAATCCGGTTCAGTTGTTCCCTGGAACTTGTGTCGAGCAGCGTGGAAACGCTGGTTAATCCCAGCTTGGTAGGAGGAGTGATGGTAGCCGCCAGGGCTCACGGTTCCTGCTGCGCGCTTGGTTAGGACGGGTGAGGtgcagggggaggaaggagggagagtggaggtgGAGAATAATGTCTGGGTCTGAGGAACTGGAAAACCTTCATTCCCATTCTGAGGGCCAACCTTCTCCGAGACgtcgttgccatggtaaccgtTTGTCTCGGCTGGACAGTGGAGAccatttctgtcttcatcaaCGTCCTTGATTTTGCTGCTCTCTACCTTTGTGGCCCACTCCACCTTTTCTAGCTCCTCCTCTGGAGAAGGAACTGCTCCCCCAATGTCTTTCACCATaatcatctcctccagctctcccttcagctcctccacctgttCACAGAACAGGCCAATTCCATGAATTCCAAGCAGAAGCATTGCGTCGTTCCGATAAGCTGAATTACTGAGCCATAAGTGTCCctacctgctgctggagtccaCAGCAGTGAGCTTCCTCCTTCTTCAGGCGTGAGCGGAGCTGCTCCCGCTCCGTGTCGAACTcggccagctgctcctccaccctcgcctCCATTCTAAgagttctcctcctctcatcttccaGCTCCTTTCTCAGAACCTGGCAAGTCTCCTTCTCCTGTGTAGGAAAAGCTGGGTTCACTTTCCTTAAAAGGAGCCACTTGCAGAGGAGTCCTGCTCATCAAACGCTAACtcagaaaccccaaaaacaacaacttcctGGGCGGGTCTGATGCTACCTTGTCCAGTTTGCGGCTCAGCTCGGTCAGTCGGTGGCCCTCCTCCAGCGCTCTGGCACTTGCCCACTTGCACTCTTTGGCCAAAGCGCAGGAGAGCTGtttgtgctgagcccgttcttcttccagctgctcGGTCATCCGCCGCTGTTCTTTTTCCAGCCGGCGGACCTGGCAGCGCTCAAATTCcagctgcaaacaaacaaaatccaaaaatcCTGCTTAGAATCAACAGCTGCTTCACAGGACAATTTGGAATTAATTGATTTCTTATCACCTGCTGGTGTAAtcgctccctctccttctccaggaTGTAGGTGACATCGTCTCCCTCGGCTGTATCCTCAGCatgcttccttctttcctcctccagatcTGCGATGACCTGGAACAAACCCAGAGCGGAGGCAGCGAGTGAGAACTTAGAACCTTCATCTTTAAGTGTTCTGGGCTTTTACTCATATTCAGCAGCAATTAAGCATCTGTGCAAACGTCACTTTCTTGTTCcacctgaagagaaaatcacGGTTTTTCCACAGCTATTAAAAAGCCTGAAAGGATGGAGCACTTAAGGTTTCTTGAGGAGAACGCTAATAACCTGATCAGGATCACTTCCCTGATGGTGAAATGTGGAAGTTTCTGCCCATCTGGCCAAGTTTTGCCCACAGCTATTTACGtatgctggttctgctttttattttggaaCTATTAAGATTAAGCTTGTGAAATTTTGCTGACCTAAAACACTTGGAAGAAAAGAGGACGTGCCAATACTCTGAGGACATAGAGGGACGGTGCTTGATTATCTCAGCTTTGAAAGGGTTTTAATTAAACTGGTGGCCATATTTGATTTGTATTCATGTACTGTGTCATAAAACTCTGATGTGAATATACAGAATTAAACAACTGGGTGAATTTCCAGTCGATATCCTcgtaatttaatttaatttaatcaatTACTACAATCTCTTGATAATCTGAGAGTCTGAGCAGAATGAATTTCAATAGTTCTGCATCTTTTCCATACTTTAAAAATCATGAATGCACTTTTACTCTCATTATAATTTCCCATTACCAAACTCCAGCCCTTATCTTCAACATGTGCTGCTGCTTAATTAAAGCAGACTCAAATCAGCATAAGGAGGCAAATGATTTCTTCCCGTGCATGTTACGACGTGCTCGTCCACACCCACCCTTCTGTGCctgctttctgctgcagccagctgGGCCAGCATCTTCTCCTGCATCCTCCTGCAGTGGCTCACCACCAGTTTGAGAACCACAAGAGGGTTGGAGGTCGTGGAGGAGCAGCCCTGGTCCTTGTTCTGGCCCCCGAGCGCCTCGgtgtctctctgcagggccAGGAAGGGGTCGCTGACATTGTATCTGCCGTACCGCTCCTGGATGAACAGCTCTTTACGTTGggcctgagaggaggaggagaaaagtgcaAATCGTGTATCGATGTACTCCAGGTTCAATTGTACACCTAATTCACACTGTAAAAGGCTGcctgtttaaatattttagcAGAAGTATAATTCATTTATTCTTTTGAGTAAAATAATTGAGTAAAAAACAaagtgattttttattttaattacacGTTATTAAGGATGGAAGCCAGGATATCTCCTGAGTCTTGGTTTGACGCCTTTAGACTAAAACGTTACCgtatctcctcctctcctatcAAATCGTATCCTACCATATCTAGTCCAGCCTATCCCACCCCACTCTACTGCA
The sequence above is drawn from the Takifugu rubripes unplaced genomic scaffold, fTakRub1.2, whole genome shotgun sequence genome and encodes:
- the LOC115246425 gene encoding CTTNBP2 N-terminal-like protein isoform X2 is translated as MDALVIGSKAAGKSNLNMENLSKSELLMLFCILEGELEARDLVIDALKAQRKELFIQERYGRYNVSDPFLALQRDTEALGGQNKDQGCSSTTSNPLVVLKLVVSHCRRMQEKMLAQLAAAESRHRRVIADLEEERRKHAEDTAEGDDVTYILEKERERLHQQLEFERCQVRRLEKEQRRMTEQLEEERAQHKQLSCALAKECKWASARALEEGHRLTELSRKLDKEKETCQVLRKELEDERRRTLRMEARVEEQLAEFDTEREQLRSRLKKEEAHCCGLQQQVEELKGELEEMIMVKDIGGAVPSPEEELEKVEWATKVESSKIKDVDEDRNGLHCPAETNGYHGNDVSEKVGPQNGNEGFPVPQTQTLFSTSTLPPSSPCTSPVLTKRAAGTVSPGGYHHSSYQAGINQRFHAARHKFQGTTEPDSQPQATQTPSSPKDESSPVKQMARSTVTQVLSRFTTVQQSAAAKLAATNNSPFGTDYRSLAAPLSPIISRATGALSQGVRSPTIPRADRGHPPPIPPKKPGLAQAPASPAAVPRSTSHFTDSSLSGSCGLTSSQEGVKELDMVVSSN
- the LOC115246425 gene encoding CTTNBP2 N-terminal-like protein isoform X1, with translation MLDLLKPSEGPMKSNLNMENLSKSELLMLFCILEGELEARDLVIDALKAQRKELFIQERYGRYNVSDPFLALQRDTEALGGQNKDQGCSSTTSNPLVVLKLVVSHCRRMQEKMLAQLAAAESRHRRVIADLEEERRKHAEDTAEGDDVTYILEKERERLHQQLEFERCQVRRLEKEQRRMTEQLEEERAQHKQLSCALAKECKWASARALEEGHRLTELSRKLDKEKETCQVLRKELEDERRRTLRMEARVEEQLAEFDTEREQLRSRLKKEEAHCCGLQQQVEELKGELEEMIMVKDIGGAVPSPEEELEKVEWATKVESSKIKDVDEDRNGLHCPAETNGYHGNDVSEKVGPQNGNEGFPVPQTQTLFSTSTLPPSSPCTSPVLTKRAAGTVSPGGYHHSSYQAGINQRFHAARHKFQGTTEPDSQPQATQTPSSPKDESSPVKQMARSTVTQVLSRFTTVQQSAAAKLAATNNSPFGTDYRSLAAPLSPIISRATGALSQGVRSPTIPRADRGHPPPIPPKKPGLAQAPASPAAVPRSTSHFTDSSLSGSCGLTSSQEGVKELDMVVSSN
- the LOC115246425 gene encoding CTTNBP2 N-terminal-like protein isoform X3; protein product: MQEKMLAQLAAAESRHRRVIADLEEERRKHAEDTAEGDDVTYILEKERERLHQQLEFERCQVRRLEKEQRRMTEQLEEERAQHKQLSCALAKECKWASARALEEGHRLTELSRKLDKEKETCQVLRKELEDERRRTLRMEARVEEQLAEFDTEREQLRSRLKKEEAHCCGLQQQVEELKGELEEMIMVKDIGGAVPSPEEELEKVEWATKVESSKIKDVDEDRNGLHCPAETNGYHGNDVSEKVGPQNGNEGFPVPQTQTLFSTSTLPPSSPCTSPVLTKRAAGTVSPGGYHHSSYQAGINQRFHAARHKFQGTTEPDSQPQATQTPSSPKDESSPVKQMARSTVTQVLSRFTTVQQSAAAKLAATNNSPFGTDYRSLAAPLSPIISRATGALSQGVRSPTIPRADRGHPPPIPPKKPGLAQAPASPAAVPRSTSHFTDSSLSGSCGLTSSQEGVKELDMVVSSN